One Rosa chinensis cultivar Old Blush chromosome 5, RchiOBHm-V2, whole genome shotgun sequence genomic region harbors:
- the LOC112166885 gene encoding trafficking protein particle complex II-specific subunit 130 homolog: MVVGIDRAPTWPTISLSSRPSRIHSIISLLLDLDEFKTILKPRLKLIVQNDEQEWFIVFVSKAHPNNDQATKLANKVYAKLEVDFSSKKRERCCKFDLYSAEETFWEDLESKIMECIRNTLDKPHEFSI; this comes from the exons ATGGTTGTTGGTATAGATCGAGCTCCAACATGGCCAACTATCTCGCTCAGTTCCAGACCATCAAGAATTCACTCGATCATCTCGTTATTGCTG GATCTTGATGAGTTCAAGACCATTCTCAAACCACGGCTAAAACTAATTGTCCAAAATGATGAACAGGAATGGTTTATTGTTTTTGTATCCAAGGCACATCCAAACAATGATCAAGCCACCAAATTGGCAAATAAAGTTTATGCCAAACTTGAAGTTGATTTTAGCtccaagaagagagagag GTGCTGCAAATTCGACCTATATAGTGCTGAAGAAACCTTTTGGGAAGACTTGGAATCCAAGATAATGGAGTGCATCAGAAATACATTGGATAAACCACATGAGTTTTCTATCTAA